A single genomic interval of Nitratidesulfovibrio sp. SRB-5 harbors:
- the sugE gene encoding quaternary ammonium compound efflux SMR transporter SugE gives MFTSIATTLAGASGAAGSWIALFAAGLFEVGWAVGLKYTQGFTRPVPSALTVVAMVVSLYLLAVALRHLPLGTAYAVWTGVGTVGTALLGIALFGEPATAARLGCILCIVAGIAGLKLLANS, from the coding sequence ATGTTCACCTCGATCGCCACTACCCTTGCCGGGGCATCCGGCGCCGCCGGTTCATGGATCGCCCTGTTCGCCGCCGGACTGTTCGAAGTGGGCTGGGCCGTGGGGCTCAAGTACACCCAGGGCTTCACCCGCCCCGTGCCCTCTGCGCTCACCGTGGTGGCCATGGTCGTCAGCCTGTACCTGCTGGCCGTGGCCCTGCGCCACCTGCCCCTGGGCACCGCCTACGCGGTGTGGACCGGCGTGGGCACGGTGGGCACCGCGCTGCTCGGCATCGCGCTGTTCGGCGAGCCCGCAACCGCCGCGCGCCTGGGCTGCATCCTGTGCATCGTGGCGGGCATTGCGGGGCTGAAGCTGCTTGCCAACTCCTGA
- a CDS encoding DsrE family protein yields the protein MHYDIVFHFDNGPAELNIAISNVRNYHKALEGESFTSVLVVNGPGIRLMGADDPDFAEPLRELRALGLDIRVCANAMRHFGLDAAWLNPACTVVPAGIVELVDLQRKGYAYVKP from the coding sequence ATGCACTACGACATCGTCTTTCATTTCGACAACGGCCCGGCGGAACTCAACATTGCCATCAGCAACGTGCGCAACTACCACAAGGCCCTGGAAGGGGAGTCCTTCACCAGCGTGCTGGTGGTCAACGGGCCGGGCATCCGGCTGATGGGCGCGGATGATCCGGACTTTGCCGAGCCGCTGCGCGAACTGCGCGCGCTGGGGCTGGACATTCGCGTATGCGCCAACGCCATGCGCCACTTCGGCCTGGATGCGGCATGGCTGAACCCCGCCTGCACCGTGGTGCCTGCGGGCATCGTGGAACTGGTGGACTTGCAGCGCAAGGGGTATGCCTACGTGAAGCCGTAG
- a CDS encoding glycosyltransferase, with protein sequence MARPARLRIPNELGQLRTLPDVAGPDMAEPDVAAPDEIAPGNIATTRAGAGGTLPGDILPATFDMLPPRGQGADAPAEVVVLGLGPSPATAQRAVDVALAGLRNKHASRRGANASTPGASAPDGQGAPTVHVIECPAFIHHMEEATHGAWRAAIPAGWTLAAPEDFPPQRLSRAVVVVYREAERLFPSFWGPLLGTARAVRMAPGLALPPKGMGDHAGVRSARSRTVLLPGAEGSLLLPELESALAAEGLTPRRADPDTLHADLPRLLADQRPDLFLSVNLKGLDAWGERFHLLRACGVDVAVWCVDNPFHLLSALRGPWWRGALLCVTDASFIPLLRAHGAQRVLHLPLATGPEFFGPESAGPEPAGDAGDTVTTRPSPAVMAALNPVVFVGRSAFPGKGGFFAGQHIAPALLDEALALLHAPGPRPDFHCQPDFHCRPDFHWWTARLGIAELWPGNAVRAAGLGAEECALARRVRCLAAAAPHGLTVFGDDGWQALLAPGTDLRPPVDYYATLPAVYRAARWSLNVTSLLLPAGLTQRHFDVWAAGGFCITDDTPGLDIFPEELRREVAFSPARSGGNDTASPAARVAPPSGEAPGLDALLHRLGREPALRADLVTAWRAHILSRHTYRHRVRTLCEALRLE encoded by the coding sequence ATGGCCCGCCCCGCCCGACTGCGCATCCCCAACGAACTGGGCCAGCTCCGGACCCTGCCCGACGTGGCGGGGCCCGACATGGCGGAACCTGACGTGGCGGCACCTGACGAGATCGCGCCAGGCAACATTGCCACAACCAGAGCTGGGGCGGGCGGCACGCTGCCGGGCGACATCCTGCCCGCCACCTTCGACATGCTGCCCCCGCGCGGACAGGGGGCCGACGCCCCCGCCGAGGTGGTGGTGCTGGGCCTGGGGCCAAGCCCGGCCACGGCGCAACGGGCGGTGGACGTCGCACTGGCGGGGCTGCGGAACAAGCATGCGTCCCGCCGTGGGGCAAACGCATCCACACCGGGCGCATCAGCTCCGGACGGACAGGGCGCCCCCACCGTGCACGTCATCGAATGCCCGGCGTTCATCCATCATATGGAAGAGGCCACGCACGGCGCATGGCGCGCGGCCATCCCCGCAGGATGGACGCTGGCCGCGCCGGAAGACTTTCCGCCCCAAAGGCTGTCCCGCGCGGTGGTGGTGGTCTACCGCGAGGCGGAACGGCTGTTCCCCTCCTTCTGGGGGCCGCTGCTGGGCACGGCGCGGGCCGTGCGCATGGCACCCGGGCTTGCGCTGCCGCCGAAAGGCATGGGGGACCACGCCGGGGTGCGTTCCGCCCGGTCACGCACCGTGCTGCTGCCCGGCGCGGAAGGGTCGCTGCTGCTGCCGGAACTGGAGTCCGCCCTTGCCGCAGAGGGGCTGACCCCGCGCCGGGCCGATCCGGACACCCTGCACGCCGACCTGCCTCGTCTGCTGGCCGACCAGCGCCCGGACCTGTTCCTGAGCGTGAATCTGAAGGGCCTCGACGCCTGGGGCGAACGCTTCCATCTGCTGCGCGCCTGCGGGGTGGACGTGGCCGTGTGGTGCGTGGACAACCCCTTCCATCTGCTTTCGGCCCTGCGCGGACCGTGGTGGCGCGGGGCGCTGCTGTGCGTCACCGACGCCTCGTTCATTCCCCTGCTGCGCGCCCACGGGGCACAGCGGGTACTGCACCTGCCGCTGGCCACCGGTCCGGAATTTTTCGGGCCGGAGTCGGCAGGCCCTGAACCGGCAGGGGATGCCGGAGACACCGTAACGACCCGGCCTTCTCCGGCAGTCATGGCCGCCCTGAACCCCGTGGTGTTCGTGGGCCGGTCCGCCTTCCCCGGCAAGGGGGGCTTTTTCGCGGGGCAACATATAGCCCCGGCCCTGCTGGACGAGGCGCTTGCCCTGCTCCACGCGCCCGGTCCCCGCCCCGACTTCCATTGCCAGCCCGACTTTCATTGCCGACCCGACTTCCATTGGTGGACCGCGCGCCTCGGCATCGCGGAACTGTGGCCCGGCAACGCGGTGCGCGCGGCGGGCCTGGGGGCCGAGGAATGCGCACTGGCCCGGCGGGTGCGCTGCCTTGCCGCCGCCGCGCCGCATGGCCTGACCGTGTTCGGCGATGACGGCTGGCAGGCGCTGCTGGCGCCGGGCACCGACCTGCGCCCCCCGGTGGACTACTACGCCACCCTGCCCGCCGTGTACCGGGCGGCCCGCTGGTCGCTGAACGTCACCAGCCTGCTGCTGCCCGCCGGACTCACCCAGCGCCACTTCGACGTCTGGGCGGCGGGAGGCTTCTGCATCACCGACGACACGCCGGGCCTGGACATCTTTCCCGAGGAACTGCGCCGCGAGGTCGCCTTTTCCCCGGCCCGCAGCGGCGGCAATGACACGGCGTCCCCCGCCGCCCGTGTCGCCCCGCCTAGTGGCGAAGCCCCCGGCCTTGATGCGCTGCTGCACCGGCTGGGGCGCGAGCCAGCCCTGCGCGCCGACCTTGTGACGGCATGGCGGGCGCACATCCTGTCACGCCATACCTACCGCCACCGGGTGCGCACCCTGTGCGAGGCGCTGAGGCTTGAATAG
- a CDS encoding RlmE family RNA methyltransferase, whose product MKTYRDHYFLKAKQENYPARSIYKLKEIDNRFKLFRQGMKVLDLGAAPGSWSLGAAERVGPKGRVLACDLQNTDTQFPPNVTFMQEDVFNRSEAFEDALAAMGPFHVVISDMAPRTTGTRFTDQARSLELCIEALAVADHCLIKGGSFVVKIFMGPDVKQLLDALRARFETVKTFKPKSSRVESKETFYVCLGYRGDGQQD is encoded by the coding sequence ATGAAGACATACCGAGACCACTATTTTCTGAAGGCCAAGCAGGAAAACTATCCCGCGCGGTCCATCTACAAGCTGAAGGAAATCGACAATCGCTTCAAGCTGTTCCGTCAGGGCATGAAGGTGCTGGACCTGGGGGCGGCCCCCGGCTCGTGGTCGCTTGGCGCGGCCGAGCGGGTGGGGCCGAAGGGACGGGTGCTGGCCTGCGACCTGCAAAACACCGATACCCAGTTTCCGCCCAACGTCACTTTCATGCAAGAGGACGTGTTCAACCGCTCCGAGGCCTTCGAGGACGCGCTGGCGGCCATGGGGCCGTTCCACGTCGTGATCAGCGACATGGCCCCGCGCACCACGGGCACCAGGTTCACCGACCAGGCCCGTTCGCTGGAATTGTGCATCGAGGCTCTTGCGGTGGCGGACCATTGCCTGATAAAGGGCGGCAGTTTCGTGGTCAAGATTTTCATGGGGCCGGACGTCAAGCAGTTGCTTGATGCGCTGCGGGCCCGCTTCGAGACCGTGAAGACCTTCAAGCCCAAAAGCTCGCGGGTCGAAAGCAAGGAAACATTCTACGTCTGCCTCGGGTACCGGGGCGACGGACAGCAGGACTGA
- a CDS encoding YebC/PmpR family DNA-binding transcriptional regulator: protein MAGHSKWANIQHRKGRQDAKRGKLFTKAAKEIIIAAKGGGDPASNARLRAAIAAAKAVNLPKDKIDNAIKKGTGELAGGDILEISYEGYGPGGVALIVEAATDNRNRTVAEVRHILSKHGGSMGEAGCVGWMFERKGVITLDGGKYTEDQVMEAALDAGADDVRDEGGTWEIHTAVSDFAAVRDALEAAGMEMDSAELSMIPQNTVEVDAETGRKLMRLVDALEDNDDVQNVHANFDLPDEVLAELE, encoded by the coding sequence ATGGCCGGACATAGCAAATGGGCCAACATCCAGCACCGCAAGGGGCGTCAGGACGCCAAGCGCGGCAAGCTGTTCACCAAGGCCGCCAAGGAAATCATCATCGCCGCCAAGGGCGGTGGCGACCCGGCCAGCAACGCCCGCCTGCGCGCCGCCATTGCCGCCGCCAAGGCCGTGAACCTGCCCAAGGACAAGATCGACAACGCCATCAAGAAGGGCACCGGCGAACTGGCGGGCGGCGACATCCTCGAAATCTCGTACGAGGGCTACGGCCCCGGCGGCGTGGCCCTGATCGTGGAAGCGGCCACCGACAACCGCAACCGCACCGTGGCCGAAGTGCGCCACATTCTTTCCAAGCACGGCGGCTCCATGGGCGAGGCCGGGTGCGTGGGCTGGATGTTCGAGCGCAAGGGCGTGATCACCCTGGACGGCGGCAAGTACACCGAGGACCAGGTGATGGAAGCCGCGCTGGACGCGGGCGCCGACGACGTGCGCGACGAGGGCGGCACCTGGGAAATCCACACCGCCGTGTCCGACTTTGCCGCCGTGCGCGACGCGCTGGAAGCCGCTGGCATGGAAATGGATTCCGCCGAACTGTCCATGATTCCCCAGAACACGGTGGAAGTGGACGCGGAAACCGGCCGCAAGCTGATGCGCCTGGTGGACGCCCTGGAAGACAACGACGACGTGCAGAACGTGCACGCCAACTTCGACCTGCCCGACGAAGTGCTGGCCGAACTGGAATAG
- the ruvC gene encoding crossover junction endodeoxyribonuclease RuvC encodes MPPRKPASPQAETPASPVSVTSGTVGGVTVIGIDPGSQCTGWGVVREMSGVLTLVDCGAIRPKGDDFAARLGHLFRELHALVGRYAPDEAAIENVHAARNVATALKLGQARGVAVAACAAHGVIVADYQPTEIKKALVGTGGADKEQVSFMVARVLGAKGGWGLDTGDALAAAVCHLNARRLSRLARLG; translated from the coding sequence ATGCCCCCCCGCAAGCCCGCATCGCCCCAGGCGGAAACGCCCGCCAGCCCGGTTTCAGTCACCAGTGGGACCGTCGGCGGCGTCACCGTCATCGGCATCGACCCCGGCTCGCAGTGCACCGGCTGGGGGGTGGTGCGCGAAATGTCGGGCGTGCTCACCCTGGTGGACTGCGGAGCCATCCGGCCCAAGGGCGACGACTTCGCCGCGCGACTTGGCCACCTGTTCCGCGAACTGCACGCCCTGGTGGGCCGTTACGCGCCGGACGAGGCCGCCATCGAGAACGTGCACGCCGCCCGCAACGTGGCCACCGCCCTCAAGCTGGGGCAGGCGCGCGGGGTGGCCGTGGCCGCCTGCGCCGCGCACGGGGTGATAGTGGCCGACTACCAGCCCACGGAAATCAAGAAGGCTCTGGTGGGCACCGGAGGGGCGGACAAGGAACAGGTAAGCTTCATGGTGGCCCGGGTGCTGGGCGCCAAGGGCGGCTGGGGGCTGGATACGGGCGACGCGCTGGCCGCAGCCGTGTGCCACCTGAACGCCCGGCGGCTGTCCCGGTTGGCCAGGCTGGGCTGA
- a CDS encoding sensor domain-containing diguanylate cyclase yields MPLPTRPLSPFALFRLHAERTPIRLLLLTLILLLPCALYVADRYADMWAVRALDDMVADAKARLALRQRTVNDEFELAFAGLRRLPDLLAQDDRIRDEAAPRPEAAPRKQQQADVRRRAPVNTFLKTFAETMDLHIAWLMDHSGTCIATSNYDSADSLLGTNYADRAYFIAAMSGERGRQFAVGRVSSVPGFFFASPVRQYGTVLGVVAVKTDLPTLSRRLRLDAAFITDEQGVVVLANDKTHIFHALPDAPVRDMPISARILRYKREAFPELSLRPFVVRGIGEKHGLTLIGDATRPALLGVIHRPQDGLSLHVAEEVGEALSLEDRRQVRFHFAVLCGLAVLGTLLSAVIYTLHNHAQLRIIEGNNQALTRLNEELRRIAERDHLTGCFNRRRLDEAMNAELARSARSGHPLALAMLDLDHFKAVNDQHGHGVGDAMLAHVTEIIRNQLREPDLLARVGGEEFALLLPDTGEREAVTLLERVRRKVQETPLPHADGPIPMTVSAGVAESRPDMEPGRWMHVADAALYMAKRCGRNRTVRATQVPEETLTGGSPPPHCVILSEPGSED; encoded by the coding sequence ATGCCCTTGCCGACCCGCCCGCTTTCTCCCTTCGCATTGTTCCGCCTGCACGCGGAACGCACCCCCATCCGCCTGCTGCTGCTGACACTGATACTGCTGCTGCCCTGCGCACTCTACGTGGCCGACAGATATGCCGACATGTGGGCGGTCCGCGCGCTGGATGACATGGTGGCCGATGCCAAGGCGCGGCTGGCCCTGCGCCAGCGCACGGTGAACGACGAATTCGAGCTGGCCTTTGCCGGGCTGCGCCGCCTGCCCGACCTGCTGGCACAGGACGACCGCATACGTGACGAGGCGGCACCAAGGCCGGAGGCGGCACCGCGCAAACAGCAGCAGGCCGACGTGAGGCGCCGTGCCCCCGTCAACACCTTCCTGAAGACCTTTGCCGAAACCATGGACCTGCACATCGCCTGGCTCATGGACCACTCCGGCACGTGCATTGCCACCAGCAACTACGACTCCGCGGACAGCCTGCTGGGCACCAACTACGCCGACCGCGCCTACTTCATCGCCGCCATGTCCGGCGAGCGTGGCCGCCAGTTTGCCGTGGGGCGCGTTTCCAGCGTGCCGGGGTTCTTCTTCGCCTCTCCGGTGCGCCAGTACGGCACGGTGCTGGGCGTGGTGGCCGTGAAGACCGACCTGCCCACCCTTTCGCGCCGACTGCGCCTGGACGCCGCCTTCATCACCGACGAACAGGGCGTGGTGGTGCTGGCCAACGACAAGACGCACATATTCCATGCCCTGCCGGATGCCCCGGTGCGCGACATGCCCATCTCCGCGCGCATCCTGCGCTACAAGCGCGAGGCGTTTCCCGAGCTGTCGCTGCGCCCCTTCGTGGTGCGGGGCATCGGCGAAAAGCACGGGCTGACGCTCATCGGCGATGCCACCCGCCCCGCGCTGCTGGGGGTGATCCACCGCCCGCAGGACGGCCTTTCGCTGCACGTGGCCGAAGAGGTGGGCGAAGCCCTGAGCCTGGAGGACCGGCGGCAGGTGCGCTTCCACTTCGCGGTGCTGTGCGGCCTGGCCGTGCTGGGCACCCTGCTTTCCGCCGTCATCTACACCCTGCACAACCATGCGCAGTTGCGCATCATAGAGGGCAACAACCAGGCCCTCACCCGCCTGAACGAGGAACTGCGCCGCATTGCGGAACGCGACCACCTGACCGGCTGCTTCAACCGGCGGCGGCTGGACGAGGCCATGAACGCCGAACTGGCCCGCAGCGCGCGCAGCGGCCACCCGCTGGCCCTGGCCATGCTGGACCTTGACCACTTCAAGGCGGTGAACGACCAGCACGGCCACGGCGTGGGCGATGCCATGCTGGCCCACGTGACCGAGATCATCCGCAACCAGTTGCGCGAACCGGACCTGCTGGCCCGCGTGGGCGGCGAGGAATTCGCCCTGCTGCTGCCCGACACGGGCGAGCGTGAAGCCGTAACCCTGCTGGAACGGGTGCGCCGCAAGGTGCAGGAAACCCCGCTGCCCCATGCCGACGGCCCCATCCCCATGACGGTCAGCGCGGGCGTGGCCGAGTCGCGCCCGGATATGGAACCCGGTCGCTGGATGCACGTGGCGGACGCGGCGCTGTACATGGCCAAGCGCTGTGGCCGCAACCGCACGGTGCGGGCCACGCAGGTGCCCGAGGAAACGCTGACGGGCGGAAGCCCGCCGCCGCACTGTGTCATCCTGAGTGAGCCCGGGAGCGAAGACTGA
- the ruvA gene encoding Holliday junction branch migration protein RuvA — protein MIAYVEGRVAEISGNACVVVTDGGVGYEVHLPAHTLSRLPERGGQVAFHVRTEVREDALELFGFSSWDERQTFMVLTTISKVGARTALAILSQFRPDDLRRLVVEDDVLALTRVSGIGKKTAQHIFLELKYKLKVEELPAGLVLAGGAAPGGVFRDALAGLGNLGYLEDEAAPVLKEVLKAEPDLDVAGALRAALKALARGR, from the coding sequence ATGATCGCGTATGTCGAAGGCCGCGTTGCCGAAATTTCCGGCAATGCCTGCGTGGTGGTGACGGATGGGGGCGTGGGGTACGAGGTGCACCTGCCCGCGCACACCCTGTCGCGCCTGCCGGAACGGGGCGGGCAGGTGGCCTTTCACGTGCGGACGGAAGTGCGCGAGGATGCCCTGGAACTGTTCGGCTTTTCCTCCTGGGACGAACGGCAGACCTTCATGGTGCTCACCACCATCAGCAAGGTGGGCGCGCGCACGGCTCTGGCCATCCTTTCGCAGTTCCGCCCCGACGACCTGCGCCGCCTGGTGGTGGAGGACGACGTGCTGGCGCTGACGCGGGTGTCCGGCATCGGCAAAAAGACCGCGCAACACATCTTTCTGGAATTGAAGTACAAACTGAAGGTGGAAGAACTGCCCGCGGGCCTTGTGCTGGCGGGCGGGGCCGCGCCGGGCGGGGTGTTCCGCGATGCGCTGGCCGGGCTTGGCAACCTTGGCTACCTCGAGGACGAGGCCGCCCCGGTGCTGAAGGAAGTGCTGAAGGCCGAGCCAGACCTTGACGTGGCCGGGGCGCTGCGCGCGGCCCTGAAGGCCCTGGCGAGGGGGCGCTGA
- the ruvB gene encoding Holliday junction branch migration DNA helicase RuvB, which translates to MTAQCKGPDGGGAGNCATICMDENVRPRSLDDFIGQDELRANLKVFVAAALERGQAMDHLLFYGNPGLGKTTLAQIIAAELGVNLVSTSGPVLERSGDLAAILTNLGRHDILFVDEIHRMPVAVEEVLYPALEDFKLDLVIGQGPGARTVKIDLEPFTLVGATTRIGLLSSPLRDRFGIISRLEFYSPADLARIVTRTARILGANLTPEGAVEIGRRSRGTPRIANRLLRRVRDFAAVHGNGTITPEQASAALGRMDVDESGLDQMDRKLLSVLIEHFGGGPVGVKTLAVACSEEVRTIEDIYEPYLIQCGFLKRTPRGRVATAKAYRHLNLLA; encoded by the coding sequence ATGACGGCACAGTGCAAGGGACCGGATGGAGGGGGCGCAGGCAACTGCGCAACCATCTGCATGGACGAGAACGTGCGGCCGCGCAGCCTGGACGATTTCATCGGGCAGGACGAGTTGCGGGCCAACCTCAAGGTTTTCGTGGCGGCGGCGCTGGAGCGCGGGCAGGCCATGGACCACCTGCTGTTCTACGGCAACCCCGGCCTCGGCAAGACCACCCTGGCCCAGATCATCGCGGCGGAACTGGGCGTGAACCTGGTGTCCACCTCCGGCCCGGTGCTTGAGCGCAGCGGCGACCTGGCGGCCATCCTGACCAACCTCGGGCGGCACGACATCCTGTTCGTGGACGAGATCCACCGCATGCCCGTGGCGGTAGAGGAAGTGCTGTACCCCGCGCTGGAGGACTTCAAGCTGGACCTGGTCATCGGCCAGGGACCGGGGGCGCGCACGGTGAAGATCGACCTCGAGCCGTTCACCCTGGTGGGGGCCACCACCCGCATCGGGCTGTTGTCGTCGCCCCTGCGCGACCGCTTCGGCATCATCAGCAGGCTGGAATTCTATTCGCCCGCCGACCTTGCGCGCATCGTCACGCGCACGGCGCGCATCCTGGGGGCCAACCTGACCCCGGAAGGCGCGGTGGAGATAGGCCGCCGCTCGCGGGGCACCCCGCGCATCGCCAACCGGCTGCTGCGCCGGGTGCGCGATTTCGCCGCCGTGCACGGCAACGGCACCATCACCCCGGAACAGGCATCCGCCGCGCTGGGCCGCATGGACGTGGACGAGAGCGGGTTGGACCAGATGGACCGCAAGCTGCTGTCCGTGCTCATAGAGCACTTCGGCGGCGGCCCGGTGGGGGTGAAGACCCTGGCCGTGGCCTGCTCCGAAGAGGTGCGAACCATAGAAGACATTTACGAACCGTACCTGATCCAGTGCGGCTTTCTGAAGCGCACCCCGCGTGGTCGCGTGGCCACGGCCAAGGCTTACCGGCACCTCAACCTGCTGGCCTGA
- the thyX gene encoding FAD-dependent thymidylate synthase — MPKTTLRVELLAHTPEPLSLIYAAFRQCYHSGFVADMWPRLLSGEIAREKQAQFVASVMESGHASPVEHVSFTFAAEGVSRALTHQLVRHRIASYSQQSQRYVDGSNFDYVLPPAIARNPQALARFEQCMAEIGDAYRDIKALLEADGRAGSRSNEDARFVLPQAAETRIVLTMNCRSLLNFFEHRCCMRAQWEIRAMADAMLGLCRGVLPELFAVAGAKCERLGYCPEGERFTCGRYPLRQP, encoded by the coding sequence ATGCCCAAGACGACGCTGCGGGTCGAACTGCTGGCCCATACCCCGGAACCGCTCTCGCTCATCTATGCCGCCTTTCGCCAGTGCTACCATTCCGGGTTCGTGGCCGACATGTGGCCGCGCCTGCTGTCCGGCGAGATCGCGCGCGAGAAGCAGGCCCAGTTCGTGGCTTCGGTGATGGAATCAGGCCATGCCAGCCCGGTGGAGCACGTCAGCTTTACCTTCGCGGCGGAAGGGGTGTCCCGCGCGCTGACCCACCAGTTGGTGCGCCACCGCATCGCCTCGTATTCGCAGCAAAGCCAGCGCTACGTGGACGGCAGCAACTTCGACTACGTGCTGCCCCCGGCCATTGCCCGCAATCCGCAGGCCCTGGCCCGCTTCGAGCAGTGCATGGCCGAGATCGGCGACGCCTACCGCGACATCAAGGCCCTGCTGGAAGCCGACGGCAGGGCCGGGTCCAGGTCCAACGAGGATGCCCGCTTCGTGCTGCCACAGGCGGCGGAAACGCGCATCGTGCTGACCATGAACTGCCGCAGCCTGCTCAACTTCTTCGAGCATCGCTGCTGCATGCGCGCCCAGTGGGAGATCCGGGCCATGGCCGACGCCATGCTGGGCCTGTGCCGCGGCGTGCTGCCGGAACTGTTCGCCGTGGCCGGGGCCAAGTGCGAACGGCTGGGCTACTGCCCGGAGGGCGAACGGTTCACCTGTGGCCGGTATCCCCTGCGTCAGCCCTGA
- the dnaA gene encoding chromosomal replication initiator protein DnaA: MISIWGQIQNILEKSLNPGLFKVWISPLAAEVQDDVLRLVAPNEFVAAWVRDRLLDDIVQAATAVLGSAPTVVVDAAPQGAGSLSPRMGRAGASASAAVPGANAADGTQPVPAVQISSAVQAVAARSASGVGARAAHVAQPSQLGLPLDMPAPNRALNWRFSFDSFVVGPNNELAFAASRGICRETLSADTLFLSSGPGLGKTHLMQAVGRALCEASNRATPRVEYLTAEEFATRLIAALKAREVDRFKARYRDVDVLLLEDVHFLQGKERMQDEVLATVKALKSRGSRVVLSSSFAARDLKNLDTQLVSRFCSGFLAHIDKPGFETRRRILCEKARLHQVMLPDNVTDLLADRIRTDVRQIESCLHNLVLKAKLLNRQISMEMAWEVLGHYAQQEVVMDFEGIVRKVCEGFGISPKQLNSRSRKREYVVARNSVFYLARKHTDLSLKEIGDRFSRRHSTVLKGITSIEREMSRETPLGRQVTNTLSLIERNGRITYP, from the coding sequence ATGATTTCAATTTGGGGCCAAATTCAGAATATTCTAGAAAAGAGTCTCAATCCGGGGCTCTTCAAGGTCTGGATCTCGCCGTTGGCGGCAGAGGTCCAGGACGACGTGCTGCGCCTGGTGGCTCCCAACGAATTCGTTGCGGCCTGGGTCCGCGACCGGCTGCTGGATGACATCGTGCAGGCGGCCACCGCCGTGCTGGGCAGTGCCCCCACCGTGGTGGTGGATGCCGCGCCGCAGGGCGCGGGCAGCCTTTCGCCGCGCATGGGCCGCGCGGGTGCATCCGCATCCGCCGCCGTACCGGGCGCGAATGCCGCAGACGGCACCCAGCCCGTGCCCGCCGTCCAGATTTCCTCTGCCGTGCAGGCCGTGGCCGCCCGCTCCGCATCCGGCGTCGGTGCGCGTGCCGCCCACGTCGCCCAGCCCTCACAGCTGGGCCTGCCGCTGGACATGCCCGCCCCGAACCGCGCCCTTAACTGGCGCTTTTCGTTCGACTCGTTCGTGGTGGGGCCCAACAACGAACTGGCCTTTGCGGCCTCGCGCGGCATCTGCCGCGAAACCCTTTCCGCAGACACGCTGTTTCTCAGCTCCGGTCCGGGCCTTGGCAAGACGCACCTGATGCAGGCCGTGGGCCGCGCCCTGTGCGAGGCCAGCAACCGCGCCACGCCGCGCGTGGAGTACCTGACCGCCGAGGAATTCGCCACCCGGCTCATCGCCGCCCTGAAGGCGCGGGAAGTGGACCGCTTCAAGGCCCGCTACCGCGACGTTGACGTGCTGCTGCTGGAGGACGTGCATTTCCTTCAGGGCAAGGAACGCATGCAGGACGAGGTGCTGGCCACGGTGAAGGCGCTGAAGTCGCGCGGCAGCCGCGTGGTGCTGTCCAGCTCGTTCGCCGCGCGCGACCTCAAGAACCTGGATACCCAGTTGGTGTCGCGGTTCTGCTCCGGCTTTCTTGCGCACATCGACAAGCCCGGCTTCGAGACCCGCCGTCGCATCCTGTGCGAAAAGGCCCGCCTGCATCAGGTGATGCTGCCCGACAACGTCACCGATCTGCTGGCCGACCGCATCCGCACCGACGTGCGCCAGATCGAAAGCTGCCTGCACAACCTGGTGCTGAAGGCCAAGCTGCTGAACCGCCAGATTTCCATGGAGATGGCCTGGGAAGTGCTTGGCCACTATGCCCAGCAGGAAGTGGTCATGGACTTCGAGGGCATCGTGCGCAAGGTGTGCGAAGGCTTCGGCATTTCGCCCAAGCAGCTCAATTCGCGCAGCCGCAAGCGTGAATACGTGGTTGCCCGCAACTCCGTGTTCTACCTGGCCCGCAAGCACACCGACCTTTCTCTGAAGGAGATCGGCGACCGGTTCAGCCGCCGCCATTCCACGGTGCTGAAGGGCATCACCTCCATCGAGCGCGAAATGAGCCGCGAAACGCCGTTGGGCCGTCAGGTCACCAACACGCTGTCGCTCATCGAACGCAACGGTCGAATTACCTACCCCTAG